The following proteins are encoded in a genomic region of Dokdonia donghaensis DSW-1:
- the secY gene encoding preprotein translocase subunit SecY produces MKFIDTIKNIWKIDELRNRIILTLTLLLVYRFGAQVVLPGIDASQLGGLQASTDQGLLGLLAAFTGGAFSNASVFALGIMPYISASIVVQLMGIAIPYLQKLQKEGESGRRKINQITRWLTIAICLLQAPGYLAALPALGVPSTAFVMGLTPTFYISSVLILVTGCIFAMWLGEKITDKGIGNGISLLIMVGIIATMPISFVQEWVARVTESNGGLIMILIELVIWFVIILLCILLVMAVRQVPVSYARRTATGEYEKNAFGARNFLPLKLNASGVMPIIFAQAIMFVPGLIGEASFLADTSVGTWLQTNFGNNIFGFWYNLVFGLLIIIFTYFYTAITVPTNKMAEDLKRSGGFIAGIRPGSETAEYLDKIMSQITLPGSIFLALIAIFPAIAVNVLGMQQGWALFYGGTSLLIMVGVAIDTMQQVNSYLLNKHYDGLMKSGKNRKAVA; encoded by the coding sequence ATGAAATTTATAGATACAATAAAGAATATCTGGAAGATTGATGAGCTTAGGAATAGAATAATTCTTACGCTTACGCTTCTCCTCGTATATCGTTTTGGTGCACAAGTTGTACTTCCGGGTATAGATGCGTCACAATTAGGAGGTCTTCAGGCTTCTACAGACCAAGGGCTTTTAGGGCTTTTGGCTGCGTTTACAGGAGGTGCCTTTTCTAATGCATCTGTATTCGCATTAGGTATTATGCCTTACATTTCTGCTTCGATTGTAGTACAGTTAATGGGTATTGCAATACCTTATTTACAAAAACTACAGAAGGAGGGAGAAAGTGGTCGTCGTAAGATTAATCAGATTACGCGTTGGTTAACTATCGCTATCTGTTTATTACAGGCGCCAGGCTACCTAGCTGCATTACCTGCGCTAGGAGTACCTTCAACTGCTTTTGTAATGGGTCTTACACCTACATTCTACATTTCTTCAGTACTTATCCTTGTAACAGGATGTATCTTTGCGATGTGGTTAGGTGAGAAGATTACAGATAAGGGAATAGGTAATGGTATATCACTACTCATTATGGTAGGTATTATCGCAACGATGCCTATATCTTTTGTACAAGAGTGGGTTGCCCGTGTTACTGAATCTAATGGTGGATTAATAATGATCCTTATTGAATTAGTAATTTGGTTTGTGATTATTCTTCTTTGTATCCTATTGGTTATGGCAGTGCGTCAAGTTCCTGTATCATATGCAAGAAGAACTGCAACTGGTGAGTATGAAAAGAACGCGTTTGGAGCTAGAAATTTTTTACCTCTTAAATTAAATGCTTCCGGAGTAATGCCAATAATATTTGCACAGGCTATTATGTTTGTACCTGGTCTTATTGGAGAAGCGAGTTTCCTTGCTGACACATCGGTAGGTACTTGGTTACAGACTAACTTTGGAAATAATATATTTGGATTTTGGTATAATTTAGTTTTTGGACTTTTGATTATTATCTTTACATATTTTTATACTGCGATTACAGTACCTACCAATAAAATGGCAGAAGATCTTAAGCGTAGTGGAGGTTTTATAGCTGGGATACGTCCAGGTTCTGAAACTGCAGAGTATTTAGATAAGATAATGTCTCAGATTACATTACCAGGGTCTATATTTTTAGCACTTATCGCTATATTTCCTGCTATTGCAGTAAATGTTTTAGGTATGCAGCAAGGATGGGCTTTATTTTATGGAGGGACTTCTCTACTCATTATGGTGGGTGTAGCAATAGATACTATGCAACAAGTGAATTCTTATCTGCTTAATAAGCACTATGATGGTCTTATGAAGTCTGGTAAAAACCGTAAAGCAGTAGCATAA
- the rpsE gene encoding 30S ribosomal protein S5: MYQDYKNVELVKPSGLDLKDRLVGVQRVTKVTKGGRAFGFSAIVVVGDENGVVGHGLGKSKEVASAIAKAMEDAKKNLVRIPLNKATIPHEQKGKFGGARVLLLPAAAGTGVIAGGAIRAVLESVGIHDVLSKNQGSSNPHNVVKATFDALLQLRSAETVAKQRGISLDKVFKG; the protein is encoded by the coding sequence ATGTATCAAGATTATAAAAACGTAGAGTTAGTAAAGCCAAGTGGCTTAGACTTAAAAGATCGTCTAGTAGGCGTTCAGCGTGTTACTAAGGTAACTAAAGGAGGTAGAGCTTTTGGATTTTCTGCTATAGTTGTAGTAGGTGATGAGAATGGTGTTGTAGGACACGGATTAGGAAAGTCAAAAGAAGTAGCATCTGCAATTGCAAAGGCTATGGAAGATGCTAAGAAAAACCTAGTGCGTATACCGCTTAACAAAGCGACTATCCCTCACGAACAGAAAGGTAAGTTTGGAGGAGCTCGTGTATTACTTTTACCAGCAGCTGCCGGTACAGGAGTAATCGCAGGTGGTGCAATACGTGCCGTACTTGAATCAGTAGGTATACACGATGTACTTTCTAAGAATCAAGGATCTTCAAACCCACACAACGTAGTAAAAGCAACTTTTGATGCTTTATTACAATTAAGAAGTGCAGAGACAGTTGCAAAGCAACGTGGTATCTCACTTGATAAAGTGTTTAAAGGATAA
- the rpmD gene encoding 50S ribosomal protein L30, protein MAKIKVTKVKSAINRTQNQKRILESLGLRKIGQVKVHDNTPNILGMVNKVSHLVSVEEA, encoded by the coding sequence ATGGCAAAAATCAAAGTAACAAAGGTGAAGAGCGCGATTAATCGCACGCAGAACCAGAAGAGAATTTTAGAATCTCTTGGATTGAGAAAAATAGGCCAGGTAAAGGTGCACGATAACACACCTAACATCCTTGGTATGGTAAATAAAGTAAGTCACTTAGTTTCTGTAGAAGAAGCTTAA
- the rplO gene encoding 50S ribosomal protein L15: MELNNLRPAKGAVKKNDGRKGRGQATGNGGTAGRGHKGQKSRSGYSKKIGFEGGQMPLQRRVPKFGFTNINRKEYAGINLDTLQEYVDAGRLTEEVSIDTLIEAGLVGKNDLVKILGRGELKAKIKVTAHKFTATAKAAVEAAGGEAVTL; the protein is encoded by the coding sequence ATGGAGTTAAATAACTTAAGACCTGCAAAAGGCGCTGTTAAGAAAAACGACGGTCGTAAAGGACGTGGCCAGGCAACTGGAAACGGTGGAACAGCTGGTCGTGGACACAAAGGACAGAAGTCACGTTCTGGGTATAGCAAGAAAATTGGTTTTGAAGGTGGACAAATGCCACTTCAACGTCGTGTACCTAAATTTGGATTTACAAACATAAACCGTAAGGAGTATGCAGGTATAAATCTAGATACATTACAAGAGTATGTAGACGCTGGTCGTCTTACAGAAGAAGTTTCTATAGATACACTTATTGAAGCTGGTCTTGTAGGTAAGAACGATTTAGTAAAGATTTTAGGTAGAGGTGAGCTTAAAGCTAAAATCAAAGTAACTGCTCATAAATTTACTGCAACTGCAAAAGCTGCTGTTGAGGCTGCTGGTGGTGAAGCTGTAACTTTATAA